In a single window of the Vitis vinifera cultivar Pinot Noir 40024 chromosome 6, ASM3070453v1 genome:
- the LOC100251953 gene encoding kiwellin-like: protein MANMPLLLSLCLIYTISFFPFLAFAISSCNGPCRTFNDCDGELICINGKCNDDPELGTHVCEGVPSPPPPSGYCHSSGSLRCKGQYYPTYTCSPQITSSTSAILTNNDFSEGGDGGGPSECDGKYHNNSDPIVALSTGWYNGGFRCGKMIKITADNGRSVLAKVVDECDSLRGCDEEHSDQPPCKNNIVNGSDAVWSALGLDTNLGEVDVTWSEVTDVPCDSNNYIVHIM, encoded by the coding sequence ATGGCGAATATGCCACTGCTATTGTCTCTTTGCCTTATCTATACTATCTCCTTCTTTCCATTCCTTGCATTTGCCATATCCTCTTGCAATGGTCCTTGCCGAACATTTAACGACTGCGACGGTGAGCTCATATGCATCAATGGTAAGTGTAACGACGACCCTGAACTTGGGACTCACGTATGTGAAGGGGTTCCTTCCCCTCCACCTCCCTCCGGCTACTGTCATTCCTCTGGGTCCCTTCGGTGCAAGGGCCAATATTATCCTACCTACACCTGCTCCCCTCAGATCACATCCTCCACAAGTGCCATTCTTACTAACAATGATTTTAGTGAGGGTGGGGATGGCGGAGGGCCATCGGAATGTGATGGAAAATACCATAACAATTCTGACCCCATCGTGGCATTGTCGACTGGGTGGTACAATGGTGGATTCCGGTGTGGGAAGATGATCAAGATAACGGCTGACAACGGGAGGAGTGTGCTGGCCAAGGTGGTGGATGAGTGTGACTCACTGCGGGGCTGTGACGAAGAGCATTCAGATCAGCCACCATGTAAGAACAACATCGTTAACGGATCTGATGCTGTGTGGAGTGCTCTGGGGCTGGATACGAACTTAGGTGAAGTGGATGTTACTTGGAGCGAAGTAACTGATGTTCCATGTGATTCAAACAATTATATAGTTCATATTatgtaa
- the LOC100253551 gene encoding ripening-related protein grip22, with protein sequence MANQVLFLQSLYLLFSIFSLPFLPLVMSSCNDPCQTLDDCEGQLICINGQCNDDPDLGTHICGGSPGTSSPSTDDCQPSGSLECNGQSYPTYTCSPQVTSSTSAVLTKNDFSEGGDGGGPSKCDDKYHENSDPIIALSTGWYNGGSLCGKMIRITAQNGMSVLAKVVDECDSMHGCDQEHAGQRPCDNNIVDGSNAVWDALGLDINIGRVDVTWSMA encoded by the coding sequence ATGGCAAATCAAGTTCTATTCCTGCAATCCCTTTACCTTCTCTTCAGTATCTTCTCCCTTCCATTTCTTCCACTGGTTATGTCCTCTTGTAATGATCCATGTCAAACACTTGACGACTGTGAAGGTCAGCTCATATGCATCAACGGTCAGTGCAACGACGATCCCGATCTTGGGACTCACATATGCGGAGGAAGTCCAGGGACTTCTTCCCCTTCAACTGATGACTGTCAGCCCTCTGGCAGTCTTGAGTGTAACGGGCAATCCTATCCTACCTACACATGCTCCCCTCAGGTTACATCCTCCACCAGCGCTGTTCTTACTAAGAACGATTTTAGTGAGGGAGGGGATGGTGGAGGCCCATCCAAGTGTGATGACAAATACCATGAAAATTCAGACCCTATCATTGCCTTGTCAACTGGTTGGTATAATGGTGGATCCCTGTGCGGCAAGATGATCAGGATCACGGCTCAAAATGGGATGAGCGTGCTGGCCAAGGTGGTGGATGAGTGTGACTCCATGCACGGCTGTGACCAAGAGCATGCAGGTCAGCGCCCCTGTGATAACAACATAGTTGATGGATCTAATGCTGTGTGGGATGCTTTGGGCCTGGATATCAATATTGGTCGTGTGGACGTTACTTGGTCCATGGCTTAG